From the genome of Gracilinanus agilis isolate LMUSP501 chromosome 2, AgileGrace, whole genome shotgun sequence, one region includes:
- the LOC123234277 gene encoding interferon-induced protein with tetratricopeptide repeats 1B-like, with protein MKYPICIHREMAEKTMMDALTELRCHFTWDLLRVDNIDLPDLENRIQDEIEFLDTKFNSAIYNTLAYVKYVIGQSEEALESLRKAEELILQHHGDKAEIKSFVTWGNYAWIHYHMGELPKVQFYLDKVETSCKRLLSPFRYKVELPEIDCEKGWALLKFGKEYYEEAKVCFQKALESKPDDPEFNTGFAISVFRLDLQEEYDRNISLKPLRKAVRLNPEDAYLKVLLALKLQSFHQDEEGEKYLKDALISKTSQPYILRYAAKFYCRKGYPDEAIDLLQAALERTPTSNVLHDQMGFCYEAKVNQIKKATNYKPRGRDRQDLERAIQLAIFHFKKSIEIRPTFELSYLKLGDMYAEAGDYDKAKESYLEVLNLKEIQDKTRQEVYFHLGRFNEFHKRSEADALAHYLEALKIGKGKSLMGKRLPNAVEKLAKKRLHRNKSDVESLSLLGFIHKMKGETEKALELYEAALELGSFPSASWNTSLP; from the coding sequence ATGAAATACCCTATTTGTATCCACAGAGAGATGGCTGAGAAGACTATGATGGATGCCCTGACTGAGTTGAGATGCCACTTTACGTGGGATTTGCTGAGAGTGGACAACATAGATTTGCCTGatttagaaaacagaatccaGGATGAAATTGAATTTCTGGACACAAAATTCAATTCAGCAATTTACAACACATTGGCTTATGTGAAGTATGTAATAGGTCAAAGTGAGGAGGCTCTTGAAAGCTTGAGAAAAGCTGAAGAATTGATCTTGCAGCATCATGGTGACAAAGCAGAGATAAAAAGCTTTGTGACCTGGGGAAACTATGCTTGGATCCATTATCACATGGGTGAATTGCCCAAAGTTCAGTTTTATCTGGACAAGGTGGAAACAAGTTGTAAGAGGCTTTTAAGTCCCTTCCGCTATAAAGTGGAACTTCCAGAAATTGACTGTGAGAAAGGATGGGCATTGCTCAAGTTTGGAAAGGAGTATTATGAAGAAGCCAAAGTTTGTTTCCAAAAGGCCCTGGAATCGAAGCCTGATGACCCTGAATTTAACACTGGATTTGCAATCAGCGTGTTTCGTCTGGATTTACAAGAGGAATATGATCGTAATATTTCTCTAAAACCACTAAGAAAAGCAGTCAGACTCAACCCAGAAGATGCTTACCTTAAAGTTCTTCTTGCACTGAAGCTCCAGTCTTTTCatcaagatgaggaaggagaaaaatatctAAAGGACGCCTTAATTAGCAAGACATCACAACCCTACATCCTTCGCTATGCAGCCAAATTTTACTGCAGAAAAGGGTATCCAGATGAAGCTATTGATCTCTTACAAGCTGCTCTGGAAAGAACTCCAACTTCCAATGTCCtgcatgatcagatgggattttgTTACGAGGCAAAAGTTAATCAAATCAAAAAGGCTACCAATTACAAGCCACGAGGCAGGGATAGACAAGATCTTGAGAGAGCAATTCAATTagctatatttcattttaaaaaatcaatagagATTAGACCCACATTTGAGTTAAGTTATTTAAAATTGGGTGACATGTATGCAGAAGCAGGTGACTATGACAAGGCAAAAGAAAGCTACCTGGAAGTTCTGAATCTGAAAGAAATTCAAGATAAGACAAGGCAAGAAGTCTACTTTCACCTCGGCCGCTTCAATGAGTTTCATAAGAGATCTGAGGCTGATGCTCTCGCCCATTACTTGGAAGctttaaaaataggcaaaggaaaATCATTGATGGGAAAACGCCTTCCAAATGCTGTGGAGAAATTAGCTAAAAAGCGTCTTCATCGAAACAAGTCAGATGTAGAGAGTTTGAGTCTCTTGGGGTTCATCCATAAGAtgaaaggagaaacagaaaaagccTTAGAGCTGTATGAGGCAGCCCTGGAATTGGGCTCCTTCCCCTCTGCCTCCTGGAACACCTCTCTTCCTTGA